Proteins from one Salvelinus namaycush isolate Seneca chromosome 34, SaNama_1.0, whole genome shotgun sequence genomic window:
- the LOC120028338 gene encoding pregnancy zone protein-like isoform X2, translating to MVIINVKLLSGFVLDKSSLGPLKNDPTVKRVDLEEGHVIIYLDGLKQKETKTYSLAIEEDVPVRNLKPAVVKVYDYYQTSDEAVSEYSSPCAESDEVNEV from the exons ATGGTGATCATCAATGTCAAGCTTCTCTCCGGCTTCGTCCTGGACAAATCCTCCCTCGGGCCT TTGAAAAATGACCCCACTGTCAAACGTGTTGACCTGGAGGAAGGACATGTCATCATCTACCTAGATGGG CTCAAGCAGAAGGAAACGAAGACGTACAGCCTGGCCATAGAGGAGGATGTGCCTGTGAGGAATCTGAAACCAGCTGTGGTGAAAGTGTATGACTACTACCAGACAA GTGATGAAGCTGTGAGTGAATACAGCTCCCCGTGTGCAGAGA GTGACGAAGTCAATGAAGTGTGA
- the LOC120028338 gene encoding pregnancy zone protein-like isoform X1: MVIINVKLLSGFVLDKSSLGPLKNDPTVKRVDLEEGHVIIYLDGLKQKETKTYSLAIEEDVPVRNLKPAVVKVYDYYQTSDEAVSEYSSPCAESKYITTFL, translated from the exons ATGGTGATCATCAATGTCAAGCTTCTCTCCGGCTTCGTCCTGGACAAATCCTCCCTCGGGCCT TTGAAAAATGACCCCACTGTCAAACGTGTTGACCTGGAGGAAGGACATGTCATCATCTACCTAGATGGG CTCAAGCAGAAGGAAACGAAGACGTACAGCCTGGCCATAGAGGAGGATGTGCCTGTGAGGAATCTGAAACCAGCTGTGGTGAAAGTGTATGACTACTACCAGACAA GTGATGAAGCTGTGAGTGAATACAGCTCCCCGTGTGCAGAGAGTAAGTACATAACAACCTTTCTATAA
- the LOC120029186 gene encoding murinoglobulin-2-like: protein MVEKSLTCLKAAVSDQLENTYTMALLSYTFTLAQNQVMRAKLITNLDKIAATSGGNRHWERPEASGTKTDSLEVEMTSYVLLALLSGPTMPGFGLDYSTGIVRWLAQQQNPYGGFASTQDTVLALQALAKYGAATFSPEGASTVSVNSAGGLKMEFTVNQNNRLLYQEEQLREVPGDYNIKAKGKSCVFVQQV from the exons ATGGTGGAGAAGAGTCTGACGTGTCTGAAGGCAGCAGTGTCTGACCAGCTGGAGAACACCTACACCATGGCCCTGCTGTCCTACACCTTCACCCTGGCCCAAAACCAGGTCATGAGGGCCAAGCTCATCACCAACCTGGACAAGATAGCTGCTACCTCAG GTGGCAATCGTCACTGGGAGAGACCAGAGGCTTCTGGGACAAAGACGGACTCTCTGGAGGTGGAGATGACATCCTATGTGCTGCTGGCGCTGCTCTCCGGTCCCACCATGCCAGGCTTTGGGCTGGACTACTCCACTGGCATCGTCCGCTGGCTGGCCCAGCAGCAGAACCCCTACGGAGGCTTTGCCTCCACACAG GACACAGTGTTAGCACTGCAGGCCCTGGCCAAGTACGGTGCTGCCACCTTCAGTCCAGAGGGCGCCAGTACAGTCAGTGTGAACTCGGCCGGAGGCCTGAAGATGGAGTTCACTGTGAATCAGAACAACAGGCTGCTCTATCAGGAGGAGCAGCTGAGGGAGGTCCCTGGAGACTAcaacatcaaggcaaagggcaaGAGCTGCGTGTTTGTGCAG caagtctaa
- the LOC120029189 gene encoding alpha-2-macroglobulin-like — protein sequence MKHNVMMEVRPMNMMPNEESAPTPGASGGPKETVRTYFPETWIWDLVPVGHTGKVNVEKTVPDTITKWAAGAFCTSPVGFGLAPNTGLTAFQPFFVSLTLPYSVIRGEVFTLKATVFNYLSKCIMVSPPSVVSFFTSPVKVTLAESNQFTARPCEGCQYTLCLCAEESRTFKWTLTPTALGEVSVKVSAEALTTKKFCANEVATVPGKGRIDTVVQTLLVEAEGTQETVSHNALLCPAEGPVEKDISLKLPEVFVEGSAKASLSVLGDLMGRAIKNLDSLLQMPYGCGEQNMVLFAPNIYILNYLQSTRQLTMEIQTRATGFLDSGYQRELNYKHDDGSYSAFGKSDESGNTWLTSFVLKSFGGAKPYIFVDPAHIAQAKAWLASHQQTDGCIASVGKLFHNGMKGGVGDQVSLTAYITAALLELDGNTSDPMVEKSLTCLKAAVSDQLENTYTIALLSYTFTLAQNQVMRAKLITHLDKIAATSGGNRHWERAEASGTKTDSLEVEMTSYVLLALLSGPTMPGFGLDYSTGIVRWLAQQQNPYGGFASTQDTVVALQALAKYGAATFSPEGASTVSVSSARGLKMEFTVNQNNRLLYQEEQLREVPGDYNIKAKGKSCVFVQIAMHYNIPPPPDFSAFNISTQTLGKCDGTKKSLIVSVAVRYNGRREETNMVIINVKLLSGFVLDKSSLGPLKNDPTVKRVDLEEGHVIIYLDGLKQKETKTYSLAIEEDVPVRNLKPAVVKVYDYYQTSDEAVSEYSSPCAE from the exons ATGAAACATAATGTTATGATGGAAG TTCGTCCCATGAACATGATGCCAAATGAAGAGAGTGCACCAACCCCTGGAGCCTCTGGCGGGCCTAAGGAGACCGTCCGCACGTACTTCCCTGAGACCTGGATCTGGGACCTGGTTCCTGTGGG ACATACAGGAAAGGTGAATGTTGAGAAGACTGTCCCTGACACCATCACTAAGTGGGCTGCAGGAGCGTTCTGTACTTCCCCAGTGGGTTTTGGCCTGGCTCCCAACACTGGCCTCACTGCCTTCCAACCCTTCTTTGTGAGCCTGACGCTGCCCTACTCTGTCATCCGGGGGGAGGTGTTCACACTCAAGGCCACAGTGTTCAACTACCTCTCCAAGTGTATCATGGTAAGCCCTCCCAGTGTTGTctctttctttacctctcca GTGAAGGTAACTCTAGCTGAGTCGAACCAGTTCACAGCCAGGCCATGTGAAGGCTGCCAGTACACACTGTGTCTGTGTGCTGAAGAGAGCAGGACCTTCAAGTGGACCCTCACCCCAACTGCTTTAG GGGAGGTGAGCGTGAAAGTGAGCGCCGAGGCGTTGACAACTAAGAAGTTCTGCGCCAACGAAGTGGCCACGGTGCCAGGGAAAGGACGCATTGACACCGTTGTGCAAACACTGCTGGTGGAG GCCGAGGGAACCCAGGAGACGGTCAGCCACAACGCTCTGCTCTGCCCTGCAG AGGGCCCAGTGGAGAAGGACATCTCTCTGAAGCTGCCTGAGGTGTTTGTGGAGGGCTCTGCCAAGGCCTCCCTCTCAGTACTGG GCGACCTGATGGGTCGGGCCATAAAGAACCTGGACAGCCTGTTGCAGATGCCCTATGGCTGTGGAGAGCAGAACATGGTGCTGTTTGCTCCCAACATCTACATCCTCAACTACCTGCAGAGCACCAGGCAGCTCACCATGGAGATCCAGACCAGGGCCACAGGCTTCCTAGACAGTG GCTACCAGAGGGAGCTCAACTACAAGCATGACGATGGCTCCTACAGTGCCTTTGGGAAGAGCGATGAGTCTGGAAACACGTG GCTCACCTCCTTTGTGCTGAAGTCCTTTGGAGGGGCCAAGCCCTACATCTTTGTGGACCCCGCCCACATTGCCCAGGCCAAGGCCTGGTTGGCCAGTCACCAGCAGACGGATGGCTGCATCGCGTCAGTGGGGAAACTCTTCCATAACGGCATGAAG GGAGGGGTCGGGGATCAAGTGTCGCTCACTGCCTACATCACCGctgcactgctggagctggaTGGCAACACTTCT GACCCCATGGTGGAGAAGAGTCTGACGTGTCTGAAGGCAGCAGTGTCTGACCAGCTGGAGAACACCTACACCATTGCCCTGCTGTCCTACACCTTCACCCTGGCCCAAAACCAGGTCATGAGGGCCAAGCTcatcacccacctggacaagataGCTGCTACCTCAG GTGGCAATCGTCACTGGGAGAGAGCAGAGGCTTCAGGGACGAAGACTGACTCTCTGGAGGTGGAGATGACATCCTATGTGCTGCTGGCGCTGCTCTCCGGTCCCACCATGCCAGGCTTTGGGCTGGACTACTCCACTGGCATCGTCCGCTGGCTGGCCCAGCAGCAGAACCCCTACGGAGGCTTTGCCTCCACACAG GACACAGTAGTAGCACTGCAGGCCCTGGCCAAGTACGGTGCTGCCACCTTCAGTCCAGAGGGCGCCAGTACAGTCAGTGTGAGCTCGGCCAGAGGCCTGAAGATGGAGTTCACTGTGAATCAGAACAACAGGCTGCTCTATCAGGAGGAGCAGCTGAGAGAGGTCCCTGGAGACTAcaacatcaaggcaaagggcaaGAGCTGCGTGTTTGTGCAG ATCGCCATGCACTACAATATTCCCCCTCCTCCTGACTTCTCTGCTTTCAACATCTCAACACAGACGCTTGGGAAATGTGACGGCACCAAGAAATCTCTGATAGTGTCTGTGGCTGTCAG GTACAATGGTCGGCGAGAGGAGACCAACATGGTGATCATCAATGTCAAGCTTCTCTCCGGCTTCGTCCTGGACAAGTCCTCCCTCGGGCCT TTGAAAAATGACCCCACTGTCAAACGTGTTGACCTGGAGGAAGGACATGTCATCATCTACCTAGATGGG CTCAAGCAGAAGGAAACGAAGACATACAGCCTGGCCATAGAGGAGGATGTGCCTGTGAGGAATCTGAAACCAGCTGTGGTGAAAGTGTATGACTACTACCAGACAA GTGATGAAGCTGTGAGTGAATACAGCTCCCCGTGTGCAGAGTAA